The following proteins are co-located in the Nocardia bhagyanarayanae genome:
- a CDS encoding MBL fold metallo-hydrolase yields the protein MTPSHPAYGQLRQVTPTAAVLLADNPGQMTLDGTNTWILRAPDASEYVVVDPGPKDKKHSEAIASVTDGKIALTLITHRHHDHTGGIERLVKLTGTPVRAKDPEFLRGADAPLADGEVIEAAGLRIGVLATPGHTADSLSFVLDDAVLTGDTILGSGTTVLDSTDGTLADYLGSLDRLIEAGAGKALLPAHGPDHPDLEPVARYYIQHRRERLDQVRAALAELGPDAGAMAVVRKVYADVDKRLWPAARSSVQAQLEYLRAER from the coding sequence ATGACGCCTTCTCATCCCGCGTACGGGCAATTGCGCCAGGTGACGCCGACGGCGGCGGTGCTGCTCGCGGACAATCCCGGCCAGATGACCCTGGACGGCACCAACACCTGGATCCTGCGCGCGCCGGATGCGTCGGAGTACGTCGTGGTCGACCCGGGGCCGAAGGACAAGAAACACAGCGAGGCCATCGCCAGTGTCACCGACGGCAAGATCGCGCTGACCCTGATCACGCACCGCCACCACGATCACACCGGCGGCATCGAGCGACTGGTGAAGCTGACCGGCACGCCGGTGCGCGCGAAGGATCCCGAATTCCTGCGCGGCGCGGACGCGCCGCTGGCAGACGGCGAGGTGATCGAGGCCGCCGGGCTACGGATCGGTGTGCTGGCCACACCTGGGCACACCGCCGACTCGCTGAGCTTCGTGCTCGACGACGCGGTGCTCACCGGCGACACCATCCTCGGCAGCGGCACCACCGTGCTGGACTCCACCGACGGCACCCTCGCCGATTACCTCGGTTCGCTGGACCGGCTCATCGAGGCGGGTGCGGGCAAGGCGCTGCTGCCCGCACACGGTCCGGACCACCCGGATCTGGAACCGGTCGCCCGGTACTACATCCAGCACCGCAGGGAGCGGCTCGACCAGGTGCGCGCCGCGCTCGCCGAGCTCGGTCCGGACGCGGGCGCCATGGCGGTGGTGCGCAAGGTGTACGCGGACGTGGACAAGCGGCTCTGGCCGGCCGCCCGCAGCTCGGTGCAGGCGCAACTGGAGTATCTGCGCGCCGAGCGGTAG
- a CDS encoding penicillin-binding protein codes for MPITHTLAKLAGSCALAAVLVAGLLFPLAGGFGFVSNRAADAVDNVSAELVEGNVPAVSTMVDKNGSPIAWLYEQRRFEVPSERISNDMKLAIISIEDRRFADHDGVDWQGTMRAFLTNTTSGEVQQGASTLDQQYVKNFQLLVVAKTDAERRAAIETTPARKIREIRMALTLDKELTKDEILTRYLNLVPFGNSSYGIQDAAQTYFGIDAAELNVPQSAMLAGMVQSSSKLNPYTNAQGVLARRNTVLDTMIQNIPARAEEFRKAKSEPLGVLPEPKGLPRGCIAAQDRGFFCDYALQYLANSGISREQIDKGGYLIRTTLDPAVQDSVKRAVTEAANPNLDDIAEVMSVIAPGQDSHDVVAMASSRTYGLNRDANETVQPQPFSMVGDGAGSVFKVFTTAAAMEKGLGINSQLDVPGRFDARGMGNGGARGCPPATYCVENAGRYKSPMSVTEALATSPNTAFVKLIQAVGVTPTVDMAVRLGMRSFTNPGSSGHGNQSLADMIKDQNLGSFTLGPVAINPLELSNVAATLASGGRWCPPSPIKEVIDRSGKQVPLTQQACEQVVEPGLANTLANAMSKDDTAGTAAAAAQATGWNLPMAGKTGTTESHRSSAFFGFTNSLAAAVYVYGDSPTPGEICSFPLRNCGDGNLFGGNEPARTWFNAIKPVIGNFPPPVLPPLDDKYVRGANNSQVPDVVGMSQGEATTALIAAGFQVSAVNGAGPPPKGSVMSTAPNGSAIPGSVITIYISDGTQRQAPPPAAPGPLPPPPALPPGFPLPPWWPR; via the coding sequence GTGCCGATCACACATACGCTCGCGAAGCTGGCGGGCAGCTGCGCGCTGGCCGCGGTGCTCGTCGCCGGGCTCCTGTTCCCCCTCGCCGGTGGATTCGGGTTCGTCTCCAACCGGGCCGCCGACGCCGTGGACAACGTCTCCGCGGAACTGGTCGAGGGCAATGTCCCAGCGGTCTCGACCATGGTGGACAAGAACGGGTCTCCCATCGCCTGGCTCTACGAGCAGCGCAGGTTCGAGGTGCCCAGCGAGCGGATCTCCAACGACATGAAGCTGGCGATCATCTCCATCGAGGACCGCCGCTTCGCCGACCACGACGGCGTGGACTGGCAGGGCACGATGCGCGCGTTCCTCACCAACACCACCAGTGGCGAGGTGCAGCAGGGCGCGTCCACCCTCGACCAGCAGTACGTGAAGAACTTCCAGCTGCTCGTCGTCGCCAAGACCGACGCCGAACGCCGCGCGGCGATCGAGACCACACCGGCGCGCAAGATCCGCGAGATCCGCATGGCGCTGACCCTGGACAAGGAACTCACCAAGGACGAGATCCTCACCAGGTATCTGAATCTCGTGCCGTTCGGTAATTCGTCCTACGGCATCCAGGACGCCGCGCAGACCTACTTCGGCATCGACGCGGCCGAGCTGAACGTCCCGCAGTCGGCGATGCTCGCGGGCATGGTGCAGTCCAGCTCCAAGCTGAACCCCTACACCAATGCCCAGGGCGTGCTGGCTCGCCGGAACACCGTGCTGGACACGATGATCCAGAACATCCCGGCGCGCGCCGAGGAGTTCCGCAAGGCCAAGTCGGAGCCGCTCGGCGTGCTGCCCGAGCCGAAGGGCCTGCCGCGCGGCTGCATCGCCGCCCAGGATCGCGGCTTCTTCTGCGATTACGCGCTGCAGTACCTGGCCAATTCGGGCATCAGCCGCGAACAGATCGACAAGGGCGGCTACCTGATCAGGACCACCCTCGATCCGGCCGTGCAGGACTCGGTCAAGCGCGCGGTCACCGAGGCGGCCAACCCGAACCTCGACGACATCGCCGAGGTGATGTCGGTGATCGCGCCTGGCCAGGACTCGCACGACGTCGTCGCCATGGCGAGCAGCCGCACCTACGGCCTCAACCGCGACGCCAACGAGACGGTGCAACCGCAGCCGTTCTCGATGGTCGGCGACGGCGCTGGCTCGGTCTTCAAGGTGTTCACCACGGCGGCCGCCATGGAGAAGGGCCTCGGCATCAACTCCCAGCTCGACGTGCCCGGCCGCTTCGACGCGCGCGGCATGGGTAACGGCGGCGCGCGTGGCTGCCCGCCCGCCACCTACTGTGTCGAGAACGCGGGCCGCTACAAGTCGCCGATGTCGGTGACCGAGGCGCTGGCCACCTCGCCGAACACCGCGTTCGTCAAGCTGATCCAGGCCGTCGGCGTCACGCCGACCGTCGACATGGCGGTGCGGCTCGGCATGCGCTCGTTCACCAACCCGGGCAGCTCCGGGCACGGCAACCAGAGCCTGGCCGACATGATCAAGGACCAGAACCTCGGCTCGTTCACCCTCGGCCCGGTCGCGATCAACCCGCTCGAGCTGTCCAACGTCGCCGCGACGCTGGCCTCCGGCGGCCGCTGGTGCCCGCCGTCGCCGATCAAGGAGGTCATCGACCGCAGCGGCAAGCAGGTTCCGCTCACCCAGCAGGCCTGCGAGCAGGTGGTCGAGCCCGGCCTGGCCAACACGCTGGCCAACGCGATGAGCAAGGACGACACCGCGGGCACCGCCGCGGCCGCTGCCCAGGCCACCGGCTGGAACCTGCCGATGGCGGGCAAGACGGGAACCACGGAAAGCCACCGCTCCTCGGCCTTCTTCGGCTTCACCAACTCGCTGGCCGCCGCTGTCTACGTCTACGGCGACAGCCCGACGCCCGGCGAGATCTGCTCGTTCCCGCTGCGCAACTGCGGTGACGGCAACCTGTTCGGCGGTAACGAACCCGCGCGCACCTGGTTCAACGCCATCAAGCCGGTGATCGGCAACTTCCCGCCGCCGGTGCTGCCGCCGCTGGACGACAAGTACGTCCGCGGCGCGAACAACTCGCAGGTGCCCGACGTGGTCGGCATGTCGCAGGGCGAGGCGACCACCGCGCTGATCGCCGCGGGCTTCCAGGTCTCGGCCGTCAACGGGGCGGGCCCGCCGCCCAAGGGCAGTGTGATGAGCACCGCGCCGAACGGTTCGGCCATCCCCGGATCGGTCATCACGATCTACATCAGTGACGGCACCCAGCGTCAGGCGCCGCCGCCGGCCGCTCCGGGTCCGCTGCCGCCGCCTCCGGCGCTGCCGCCGGGCTTCCCGCTGCCGCCTTGGTGGCCGAGATAA
- a CDS encoding metallophosphoesterase translates to MPVISTAAVRRTALGATGAAVAGIGYASLIERNAFVLREATMPVLPPGSSSLRVLHISDLHMMPGQKLKQQWLRELDRLEPDLVVNTGDNLSHQKSVPAVVQALGGLLSRPGLFVFGSNDYFAPVPKNPLKYFKKDHRRVYGAPLPWKDLRAAFTERGWLDLTHVRRDLEVAGVRIATAGVDDPHLQRDRYDTVAGAPNPLADLRIGLTHSPEPRVLDRFADDGYDLVMAGHTHGGQLVLPGYGALVTNCGIDKSRVKGPSKWGEHTQLHVSAGIGTSPWAPYRFCCRPEATLLTLVAAPPKRPAAESNHGLSTSETVSR, encoded by the coding sequence ATGCCCGTAATCTCGACCGCCGCCGTCCGCCGAACCGCGCTGGGAGCCACCGGGGCCGCGGTAGCCGGAATCGGCTACGCCTCGCTGATCGAACGCAACGCGTTCGTCCTGCGCGAGGCGACCATGCCGGTGCTGCCGCCCGGTTCGTCGAGCCTACGCGTGCTGCACATCAGCGATCTGCACATGATGCCCGGTCAGAAGCTCAAGCAGCAGTGGCTGCGCGAGCTGGATCGGCTGGAGCCGGACCTGGTCGTCAACACCGGCGACAACCTCTCGCACCAGAAGTCGGTGCCCGCGGTGGTGCAGGCACTCGGCGGATTGCTCTCCCGCCCCGGCCTTTTCGTTTTCGGCAGCAACGACTACTTCGCGCCGGTGCCGAAGAACCCGCTGAAGTACTTCAAGAAGGACCACCGCCGCGTCTACGGCGCGCCGCTGCCGTGGAAGGACCTGCGGGCGGCGTTCACCGAACGCGGCTGGCTCGACCTCACCCACGTGCGCCGCGATCTCGAGGTCGCGGGCGTCCGCATCGCCACCGCGGGCGTCGACGACCCGCACCTGCAGCGCGACCGGTACGACACGGTCGCGGGCGCGCCGAACCCGCTCGCCGATCTGCGCATCGGCCTCACCCACTCCCCCGAACCGCGGGTGCTGGACCGCTTCGCCGACGACGGCTACGACCTCGTGATGGCCGGTCACACCCACGGCGGCCAACTGGTGCTGCCCGGCTACGGCGCGCTGGTCACCAACTGCGGCATCGACAAGTCGCGCGTCAAGGGTCCGTCGAAGTGGGGCGAGCACACGCAGCTGCACGTCTCCGCCGGCATCGGCACCTCGCCGTGGGCGCCCTACCGCTTCTGCTGCCGCCCCGAAGCCACCCTGCTCACCCTCGTGGCCGCACCGCCGAAGCGTCCGGCCGCCGAGAGCAATCACGGGCTCTCGACTTCGGAGACCGTCTCGCGCTGA
- a CDS encoding RidA family protein: MAVDAATPWRKNLERLGLAVPAVAAPVAAYIPAVRSGSLVYTSGQLPFVNGELSATGKVGAEVSLEAAAEAARLCALNALAAVHDLVGLDEVVRIVKVVGFVASAPGFTDQPLVINGASEFLGEVFGDAGVHARSAVGVSELPKNTPVEVELIAEVR, encoded by the coding sequence GTGGCTGTCGACGCGGCCACCCCGTGGCGGAAGAACCTGGAGCGGCTCGGGCTGGCCGTGCCCGCCGTGGCCGCGCCGGTCGCGGCGTACATCCCGGCGGTGCGCAGCGGTTCGCTCGTCTACACCTCCGGCCAGCTGCCTTTCGTGAACGGCGAGCTGTCGGCGACCGGCAAGGTCGGCGCCGAGGTCTCGCTGGAGGCGGCGGCCGAGGCGGCGCGGCTGTGCGCGCTCAACGCGCTGGCCGCGGTGCACGACCTGGTCGGGCTGGACGAGGTCGTGCGGATCGTCAAGGTGGTCGGTTTCGTCGCGTCCGCGCCGGGATTCACCGATCAGCCGCTGGTGATCAACGGCGCCTCGGAGTTCCTCGGTGAGGTCTTCGGCGACGCGGGCGTGCACGCGCGTTCGGCCGTCGGCGTCTCCGAACTTCCGAAGAACACCCCGGTCGAGGTCGAACTGATCGCCGAGGTGCGTTAG
- a CDS encoding GatB/YqeY domain-containing protein, with translation MSELKERLRTDMTAAMKAKDTLRLATLRMLLAAIQTAEVAGSEARELSDAEVIAVLQKEAKKRNESAEVYTQAGRGELAANEHAEARIIDEYLPTQLTEAEIADLADTAIAQVAEQIGERPGMRQMGQVMKIATALAEGKADGSRISAAVKARL, from the coding sequence ATGTCGGAACTCAAAGAACGGCTGCGGACGGACATGACCGCCGCGATGAAAGCCAAGGACACGTTGCGCCTCGCGACGTTGCGCATGCTGCTTGCCGCGATCCAGACCGCCGAGGTCGCCGGCTCGGAGGCGCGTGAACTCTCCGACGCCGAGGTGATCGCGGTGCTGCAGAAGGAGGCGAAGAAGCGCAACGAGTCGGCCGAGGTCTACACCCAGGCCGGTCGCGGCGAGCTCGCCGCCAACGAACACGCCGAGGCCAGGATCATCGACGAATACCTGCCCACCCAGCTGACCGAGGCCGAGATCGCCGACCTGGCCGACACCGCGATCGCCCAGGTCGCCGAGCAAATCGGCGAACGACCCGGTATGCGTCAGATGGGTCAGGTCATGAAGATCGCGACCGCGCTGGCCGAGGGCAAGGCCGACGGCTCGCGTATCTCCGCGGCCGTCAAAGCCCGCCTCTGA
- a CDS encoding DUF4177 domain-containing protein translates to MSDVTLWEYATVPLLTHATKQILDQWGADGWELVTVLPGPTGEQHVAYLKRPRQ, encoded by the coding sequence ATGAGTGATGTGACCCTGTGGGAGTACGCGACCGTTCCGCTGCTTACGCACGCGACCAAGCAAATTCTCGATCAGTGGGGCGCCGACGGCTGGGAGCTGGTGACGGTGCTGCCCGGCCCGACCGGCGAGCAGCATGTTGCGTACCTGAAGCGTCCGAGGCAGTAG
- a CDS encoding Crp/Fnr family transcriptional regulator, with product MDEALARAGIFQGVEPTAVAALAKQLQPVDFPRGHVIFNEGEPGDRLYIITSGKVKIGRRSPDGRENLLTIMGPSDMFGELSIFDPGPRTSTATTVTEVRAVTMDRDALKSWIDQRPEIAEQLLRVLARRLRRTNNNLADLIFTDVPGRVAKALLQLAQRFGTQEAGALRVTHDLTQEEIAQLVGASRETVNKALADFAHRGWLRLEGKSVLISDSERLARRAR from the coding sequence GTGGACGAGGCCCTCGCCAGAGCAGGCATCTTCCAAGGCGTAGAGCCCACCGCGGTGGCGGCACTCGCCAAACAACTGCAGCCGGTGGATTTCCCGCGCGGCCATGTCATTTTCAACGAGGGCGAACCCGGCGATCGGCTCTACATCATCACCTCGGGCAAGGTGAAGATCGGCCGACGTTCCCCGGACGGCCGGGAGAACCTGCTCACCATCATGGGCCCGTCGGACATGTTCGGCGAGCTGTCGATCTTCGACCCCGGCCCGCGCACCTCGACCGCCACCACGGTCACCGAGGTCCGCGCCGTCACGATGGATCGCGACGCCCTCAAGTCCTGGATCGACCAGCGGCCCGAGATCGCCGAGCAGCTGCTCCGCGTGCTCGCCCGCCGTCTGCGGCGCACCAACAACAACCTCGCCGACCTGATCTTCACCGACGTCCCCGGTCGCGTCGCCAAGGCTCTGCTGCAGCTCGCGCAGCGGTTCGGCACGCAGGAGGCCGGCGCCCTCCGGGTCACCCACGACCTCACCCAGGAGGAGATCGCCCAGCTCGTCGGCGCGTCTCGCGAGACCGTCAACAAGGCGCTCGCCGACTTCGCGCACCGCGGCTGGCTGCGGCTGGAGGGCAAGAGCGTGCTCATCTCCGACTCCGAGCGGCTCGCGCGGCGCGCTCGCTGA
- a CDS encoding ArsA-related P-loop ATPase: MPISAEPGLETGWPKRAEKARLHYVSGKGGTGKSTVAAALALALAAGGRRVLLVEVESRQSIAQLFDLPPLPPTETRIATADGGGEVVALALDIEHAFLEYLDMFYNLGFAGRAMRRMGAVEFVTTIAPGLRDVILTGKIKECAVRVDSTGKRVYDEIVVDAPPTGRIASFLDVTTAMVEIAKGGPIASQAEGVSRLLHSDQTMIHLVTLLEALPVQETADAVAELTANNLRIGTVIVNRAGESFLPTDVRNRAAEGDIDRAAIRAGLERAGIALPEDSFEGLITETFEHSARLQAQDASAAELNKVDVSQLHLPALADGMDLGGLYELAEHLSAQGVR; this comes from the coding sequence GTGCCTATTTCGGCGGAGCCGGGGCTGGAAACGGGTTGGCCGAAGCGCGCGGAAAAGGCCCGCTTGCACTACGTCTCCGGCAAAGGGGGAACGGGCAAGTCGACGGTCGCCGCCGCGCTCGCGCTGGCACTGGCCGCGGGCGGACGCCGGGTGCTGCTGGTCGAAGTCGAGAGCAGACAGTCGATCGCGCAGCTGTTCGACCTGCCGCCGCTGCCACCGACCGAGACGAGAATCGCCACCGCGGACGGCGGCGGCGAGGTGGTCGCGCTGGCGCTCGACATCGAGCACGCCTTTCTGGAATACCTCGACATGTTCTACAACCTGGGCTTCGCGGGACGGGCGATGCGCAGGATGGGCGCCGTCGAGTTCGTCACCACGATCGCGCCCGGTCTGCGCGACGTCATCTTGACCGGCAAGATCAAGGAGTGCGCGGTCCGCGTGGACAGCACGGGTAAGCGGGTCTACGACGAAATCGTCGTCGACGCACCGCCTACCGGCCGGATCGCCAGCTTCCTCGACGTCACCACCGCGATGGTCGAGATCGCCAAGGGCGGGCCGATCGCCTCGCAGGCCGAGGGCGTTTCCCGGCTGCTGCATTCGGATCAGACGATGATCCACCTGGTCACGCTGCTCGAGGCGCTGCCGGTGCAGGAGACCGCCGACGCCGTCGCCGAACTCACCGCCAACAACCTGCGCATCGGCACGGTGATCGTGAACCGCGCCGGCGAGAGCTTCCTGCCCACCGACGTGCGCAACCGCGCCGCCGAGGGCGACATCGACCGGGCCGCCATCCGCGCCGGACTCGAGCGAGCCGGAATCGCCTTGCCGGAGGACAGTTTCGAAGGCCTGATCACCGAGACCTTCGAGCACTCGGCCCGGTTGCAGGCCCAGGACGCCAGCGCGGCCGAACTGAACAAGGTCGACGTGTCGCAGCTGCACCTGCCCGCGTTGGCCGACGGCATGGACCTCGGCGGACTGTACGAGCTAGCCGAACATCTGAGCGCGCAGGGAGTGCGATGA
- a CDS encoding WhiB family transcriptional regulator produces MHMTTPIARLDVEQAEARIAWVSQARCKEVDPDQLFVRGAAQRKAATICRHCPVLMQCGADALDNRVEFGVWGGMTERQRRALLKQHPEVTSWADFFQAQRQHQVAM; encoded by the coding sequence ATGCATATGACAACCCCCATCGCTCGATTGGACGTAGAGCAGGCCGAAGCGCGAATCGCCTGGGTATCCCAGGCCCGATGCAAGGAAGTGGATCCCGATCAGTTGTTCGTCCGCGGCGCGGCGCAGCGCAAAGCGGCGACGATCTGCAGGCACTGTCCGGTGCTGATGCAATGTGGAGCCGATGCTCTCGACAATCGCGTCGAGTTCGGCGTGTGGGGTGGGATGACCGAAAGGCAGCGAAGGGCGCTGCTGAAACAGCATCCCGAGGTGACCTCTTGGGCCGATTTCTTCCAGGCCCAGCGCCAGCACCAAGTGGCGATGTAG
- a CDS encoding ArsA family ATPase translates to MTTLDISKIIADPTARVVVCCGSGGVGKTTTAAAIALRAAELGRKVVVLTIDPARRLAQSLGVADLDNTPQRVALGPEAKGELYAMMLNMRRTFDDMVLEHTTPEKAEQIFANPIYQTLASSFGGTQEYMAMEKLGQLANKREWDLIVVDTPPSRNALDFLDAPKRLGNFLNGKMIRLIMAPGRGVGRFVTGAMSLAMRGVSTVVGGQLLKDASVFLQSLESLFGGFQDRADRTYALLSKPGTHFLVVAAAEPDALREASFFVDRLSTEQMPLAGLVLNRTHPALSDLPADHALTAADQLAESDPLTSSVLRIHAERVATAKREQHLLHRFTGAHPRVPMVPVTALPFEVSDLEALRAVGDQLTGALASA, encoded by the coding sequence ATGACGACGCTGGATATCTCGAAGATCATCGCCGATCCCACCGCGCGGGTCGTGGTGTGCTGCGGCTCCGGCGGCGTCGGCAAGACCACCACCGCCGCCGCGATCGCGCTGCGCGCCGCCGAGTTGGGCCGCAAGGTCGTCGTGCTGACGATCGACCCGGCGCGCCGACTGGCCCAGTCACTCGGCGTCGCCGACCTGGACAACACCCCGCAACGGGTGGCGCTCGGCCCGGAGGCCAAGGGCGAGCTGTACGCGATGATGCTGAACATGCGTCGCACGTTCGACGACATGGTGCTCGAGCACACCACACCGGAGAAGGCCGAGCAGATCTTCGCCAACCCGATCTATCAGACCCTCGCGTCGTCCTTCGGCGGCACGCAGGAATACATGGCCATGGAGAAACTCGGGCAACTCGCCAACAAGCGGGAATGGGACCTGATCGTGGTCGACACCCCGCCGTCGCGCAACGCACTCGACTTCCTCGACGCGCCCAAGCGCCTCGGTAACTTCCTGAACGGCAAGATGATCCGGCTCATCATGGCGCCGGGACGCGGCGTCGGCCGGTTCGTCACGGGCGCGATGAGCCTGGCCATGCGCGGCGTGTCCACCGTGGTCGGCGGGCAACTGCTCAAGGACGCGTCGGTCTTCCTGCAGTCGCTGGAATCGCTGTTCGGCGGTTTCCAGGACCGCGCCGACCGTACCTACGCGTTGCTTTCCAAGCCGGGCACGCACTTCCTGGTGGTGGCCGCCGCGGAACCGGACGCGTTGCGGGAGGCGTCGTTCTTCGTCGACCGGCTCTCCACCGAGCAGATGCCGCTCGCGGGATTGGTACTCAACAGGACGCATCCGGCGCTGAGCGATCTGCCCGCCGATCACGCGCTCACCGCCGCCGACCAACTGGCCGAATCCGATCCGCTCACCAGCTCGGTGCTGCGCATCCACGCCGAACGGGTCGCCACGGCCAAGCGCGAACAGCACCTGCTGCACCGATTCACCGGTGCGCATCCGCGAGTGCCGATGGTCCCGGTGACCGCGCTGCCGTTCGAGGTCTCCGATCTCGAGGCACTGCGCGCGGTAGGCGACCAGCTGACCGGAGCCCTCGCCTCCGCTTAA
- the nth gene encoding endonuclease III yields the protein MNRTLAAAFPDAHCELDFTTPLELAVATILSAQCTDERVNLTTPAVFAKYRSARDYAEANRAELEEYIRPTGFYRNKTSSLIGLGQALVTQYDGELPHTLAELVKLPGIGRKTANVILGNAFDVPGITVDTHFGRLVRRWGWTTEEDPVKVEHAVGELVERKEWTMLSHRVIFHGRRVCHARKPACGACVLAGDCPSFGAGPTEPELAAKLVKGPEREHLLGMVGL from the coding sequence ATGAACCGCACCCTCGCGGCCGCTTTTCCCGACGCGCACTGTGAGCTGGATTTCACCACTCCGCTCGAATTGGCGGTCGCGACAATCCTTTCCGCGCAGTGCACCGACGAGCGCGTGAATCTCACCACTCCCGCCGTCTTCGCCAAGTACCGCAGCGCGCGCGATTACGCCGAGGCGAACCGCGCGGAGCTGGAGGAATACATCCGGCCGACGGGGTTCTACCGGAACAAGACGAGCTCGCTGATCGGCCTCGGGCAAGCCCTGGTGACCCAGTACGATGGTGAATTACCTCACACCCTCGCCGAACTGGTGAAGTTGCCCGGCATCGGCCGCAAGACTGCCAACGTCATCCTCGGCAACGCCTTCGACGTGCCGGGCATCACGGTCGACACGCATTTCGGCAGGCTGGTCCGCCGGTGGGGCTGGACCACCGAGGAAGATCCGGTCAAGGTCGAACACGCCGTCGGCGAACTCGTCGAGCGCAAGGAATGGACGATGCTGTCCCATCGCGTGATCTTTCACGGTCGGCGGGTGTGCCATGCCAGGAAGCCGGCGTGCGGCGCGTGCGTGCTCGCCGGCGACTGCCCGTCGTTCGGTGCCGGGCCGACCGAGCCGGAGCTCGCGGCGAAGCTGGTGAAGGGTCCGGAGCGCGAACACCTGCTCGGGATGGTCGGCCTGTGA